Proteins encoded in a region of the Anguilla anguilla isolate fAngAng1 chromosome 10, fAngAng1.pri, whole genome shotgun sequence genome:
- the LOC118206511 gene encoding carnitine O-acetyltransferase-like — MLGLLARTMAKPAIMKSSTLVKPVSVTKIVGRYLVHQEGLPKLPVPPLKQTCERYLAVLEPIISEEELSHTRELLAEFLRPGGVGERLQKGLERRARKTENWLSDWWLQTAYLEFRLPVVMNSSPGVVLPRLEFHDRQGQMRFASKLIAGVLDFKSMIDNETLPLEYLGGKPLCMNQYYQILSSCRIPGLKRDTVVNHAMSKTPPMHITVVHNFQFFVLDVYNSDGSPLTVDQIYMQLEKIWNSSLQTNKEPVGILTSQHRNSWGKAYNNLIKDKVNKESVRAIQKSIFTVCLDAPMPRVSDDLYRSRVAAQMLHGGGSRWNSGNRWFDKTLQFIIGEDGSCGLIYEHAPAEGPPIVALVDHVVEYTKKSEMIRSPMLPLPMPPKLRFNITPEVKKDIEKAKQNMNIMVHELDVKVMVFTHYGKNVPKSYKMSPDAFIQMALQLAYFRMYHHCCSTYESASLRMFALGRTDTIRSTSIDSFRFVQAMDDSSKQNTEKVALLHKAVSAHRAYTDMAIHGQAIDRHLLGLKLQGIEDLTSMPDIFMDTAYAVAMHYNLSTSQVPAKTDCVMCFGPVVPDGYGVCYNPMDEHINFSVTAFNSCAETHAAKLARALEEALVDMRDLLDRTPPAKL, encoded by the exons ATGCTTGGTCTTCTGGCTAGAACGATG GCTAAGCCAGCCATCATGAAGTCTTCAACCCTGGTGAAGCCAGTGTCGGTGACGAAGATCGTCGGCCGATACCTGGTCCACCAGGAGGGCCTACCCAAACTGCCGGTGCCACCCCTCAAACAGACCTGTGAGCGCTACTTGGCGGTGTTGGAGCCAATCATCAGCGAAGAGGAGCTGAGCCACACTCGCGAGCTACTGGCCGAGTTCCTGAGGCCCGGCGGCGTGGGGGAGAGGCTGCAGAAGGGCCTGGAACGCCGGGCTCGCAAGACTGAGAATTGG CTCTCCGATTGGTGGTTGCAGACCGCTTATCTGGAGTTCCGATTGCCCGTGGTGATGAACTCCAGCCCTGGCGTGGTCCTTCCCCGTCTGGAGTTTCATGATCGGCAGGGGCAGATGAG GTTTGCCTCTAAGTTGATTGCCGGTGTTTTGGATTTCAAATCCATGATCGACAA TGAGACCCTGCCTCTGGAATACCTCGGTGGGAAGCCACTCTGCATGAATCAGTATTACCAGATTCTGTCCTCCTGTCGTATCCCTGGCCTAAAGAGAGACACGGTGGTGAACCATGCCATGAGCAAGACACCCCCCATGCACATCACTGTGGTGCACAACTTCCAG TTCTTCGTCTTGGACGTGTACAACAGTGACGGTTCCCCTCTAACGGTGGATCAGATCTACATGCAGCTAGAGAAGATCTGGAACTCATCCCTGCAGACGAACAAAGAGCCAGTGGGCATCCTGACCTCCCAGCACCGCAACTCCTGGGGAAAGGCCTACAACAACCTCATCAAAG ACAAAGTGAATAAGGAGTCAGTGCGGGCCATCCAGAAGAGCATCTTCACCGTGTGCCTGGACGCCCCCATGCCGCGCGTTTCGGATGACCTGTACCGCAGCCGCGTAGCCGCACAGATGCTGCACGGAGGTGGCAGTCGCTGGAATAGTGGGAACCGCTGGTTTGACAAAACCTTGCAG TTTATAATTGGAGAAGATGGGTCATGTGGTCTGATCTATGAGCACGCACCTGCTGAAGGACCCCCCATCGTGGCCTTGGTGGACCACGTGGTTGAGTACAC GAAGAAGTCAGAGATGATACGCTCCCCCATGCTGCCCTTGCCCATGCCCCCGAAACTGCGCTTCAACATCACGCCCGAGGTCAAGAAGGACATCGAGAAGGCCAAGCAGAACATGAACAT AATGGTGCATGAGCTGGACGTGAAAGTCATGGTGTTCACCCACTACGGGAAAAACGTCCCCAAATCCTACAAGATGAGCCCTGATGCCTTCATTCAGATGGCTTTACAGCTGGCTTACTTCAG GATGTACCATCACTGCTGTTCCACCTATGAGAGTGCCTCCCTGCGCATGTTCGCACTGGGCCGCACCGACACCATCCGGTCCACCTCTATCGACTCGTTCAGATTTGTCCAGGCCATGGACGACTCTTCCAAACAG aacacagagaaggTGGCTCTGTTGCATAAGGCTGTCAGCGCTCACAGAGCCTACACTGATATG GCGATCCACGGGCAGGCCATCGACCGGCACCTGCTGGGGCTGAAGCTTCAGGGCATCGAAGACCTGACCTCCATGCCCGACATCTTCATGGACACGGCCTACGCCGTGGCCATGCACTATAACCTCTCTACCAGCCAG GTTCCGGCCAAGACGGACTGCGTGATGTGCTTCGGGCCGGTCGTGCCGGACGGGTACGGCGTGTGCTACAACCCCATGGATGAGCACATCAACTTCTCCGTGACGGCCTTCAACAGCTGCGCGGAAACCCACGCCGCCAAGCTAGCCCGCGCCCTGGAGGAGGCGCTGGTGGACATGCGGGACCTGCTGGACCGGACGCCCCCGGCCAAGCTGTGA